The Chamaesiphon minutus PCC 6605 DNA window AAGTATCGATCGCGTCGCCGATATCTCCCACAAAACCTCACTGCGCGCCGATAACGTCCAAGCCTCCTTCCTAGAGCTACTCACCCTCGCTCAGGAATTACAAAAAAATGTCGGTCAGTTCAAGATTGAGTAAGGGAGTTAGGCTTTAGGCTTTAGGCTCGCTCGCTCATAGCATCTATTAATACTCCCGTGCTGTATATTCCTCATCCTCAATTCATCTTCTCTTCTCTAGTCTCTAAAGCCTCACACCTAAAACCTAAAGCCTAACACCTAAAGCCTAAAGCCTTATGTACATCGAGCCTGACTTACGAGATCGAGTTTATCAACTGTTCAGCTTGGAAGTGCCCAAAATGTTGCAGACGATTGAAACAGAGCTAGTAACGCTGAGTATCGATCGTAGTGCCAAAAAGGTCAATGCGTTGCTGCGGGCAGCGCATTCGATCAAGGGTGGAGCGGCTAGTTTGGGCTTGGAGGCAATCTCCGACCTAGCACATCAAGTCGAAGATATTTTTCGGGTACTCAATCATCCCGAATTACCATTCGATCGCAATTTAGAGCTACTATTATTTCAACTTTATGATGGTTTAGAACGACTAGTCACTGCCGAAATTAATGGCACGACTTTAGCCGCCGAATTCTCTACCCAGATCCAGATTATCCTGGCCGATTTGGACGATGAGATCGGTCACTTTGTAATTGCCGGACAACAATTACCCGCGGATCGGCTCAGCAGTGGCGTCGATCTGACCCAATCGATTTTTGAAGTAGACGTCGCCCAAAGTTTAGCTAGACTCGAACGCGTCCTCCTAGACCCCGAATGCGATGCCATTGTCGTCGGCGAGTTTCGCGCCCAAGCCGAAGTATTTACAGGAATTGCCACACTCACCGATACGCCTGGATTTGGGGCGATCGCCCATGCCACTATTAGTGCTTTAGATCGTCATCCGGATCGCGCCCGCGAAATTTGTTGTTTTGCGTTAGTAGACTTTTATAAAACCCTCGATGCCGTGCTGATTGCCGATTCAGCGGGCGAACGGCTGCGCCAACGAGCTGACTGTAAGACGATCTCTCCTGGCTTTGCATTTTTGATTGCCGAGCCACCACGCGCGACACAACCTAACGTCACAATGTCCGCTCTGGAGACGTTACTGGACGAGCCGCCATCTCTAGCTGTAGACTCATTCGATCTCGAAGAGATTTTCGATAGAATAGATGAAGAATTCGATTTAATCTTCGATCCTGAAGATCGTCAATGGTACGCGGGACATTTGGGCGTGGAGATAATCGCCGATCTTGCCGAGACGATCGATGCGATCGATCGCCATATTCAGCCGCTCGATAAGTTCGCACCGATTTTATCTGAAGCTGCTGAGGGTGAATTTGCTACGATTGTTGCCGACAGATCTACTTCCCACGCAACATTAGAGAGCATCGATCGCTTGAATCTGAGCTTTGACTTGGTAGATATTTTCGATCTGCCGCCGAGTGCTGCGGCAAGCTATGCCACAGTCGAGACGCTGCCTATACCCACCCAGACATTCGATCCCGAACTCGATGAGGCAGTCGATCTGAACTTTGACTTAGTAGATATTTTCGATCTCCCTGCCATCCCTGATTTATTACCGATCGCCCATCGCGCCGAAATTGGGTTATTAGTAGCCGAGATTACCAATAATTTCGATCGATTACCACCGATCGAGCCATCGACATTTACAGCCACGTCTAAAATTCTCAAGCCGCGCCGGGTCAAAAAAGCGCGGAAAGTTATTCCCGCCACTGCGCCCCAATTGTCGATCAGAGTCGCGCTCGATCGCTTGGAGCGAATGAATAATCTCATGGGCGAAATCGCGATCGAACGACATGGATTAGCTCTTTACAACGAACAGTGCCAGGAGACCTTGGGGCTGCTGCGCTCGAAATGTGAAAATTTCCACACCATTGGCGACAGGCTGCGGCAGATTGCCGACACGTTGGTTATTTCGACTCAACTCCCTCCCGCGACTGCCGCAGCACAGTCCGAACTACGACTCGATCTAGCTTTGAGCCAACAATTCGATGCTTTGGAACTAGACCGTTATAGCGAACTCCATGATATTTCTCAAGCCACCATCGAGCAAATAGCTCAAATTGAAGAGCAGATCGAAGATTTGTCGCTATTTGGCGATCGCTCTTACCGTCAGATCGATCGCCAAAAACAACTGCTATCCTATCTGCGGGACGAGCTGATGTGGGCGCGGATGTTGCCCTTGGGTGAAATTCTCAATCGGTTTCCCCGCACCCTGCACGATTTGTCGATCGAATTTAATAAGCCCGTCGATCTCAAAATTACTGGAGCTGGGGTGTTAGTCGATCGGGTAGCGATCGACAAATTGCTAGATCCGCTGGTGCATTTACTCCGCAATGCTTTCGACCACGGGATCGACTCTGCCGCCACTCGTCAAGTGATGGGCAAACCAGAGCGCGGCACGATCGAAATTACCGCCTACCATCAAGGCAGTCAAACCGTCATCGAGATCGCCGATGACGGTCGCGGCATCGATCTCGATGCGATCGCGGCTAAGGGGATCGCCCTCAACCTTCTGACTGAGGCAGAGGCACGACAGGCAAGCGAAGAACGGCTCCTCGATTTATTATTTACTCCTGGCTTTTCTACAGCCGAGCGCGTTACTAAATTGTCGGGACGGGGAATGGGTTTGGATATTGTCAAAGAGCAAATTCAAGCAATTAAAGGGACGATCGAGATCGAGTCCCAGGTAGGTATAGGCACTACATTTATCCTGCGGATTCCACTCACGTTAACGATCGCACAATTGATGGTGTGCCAAGTCGGTAATGCTGTCTATGCTTTTCCGGCTGATAGTATCCAAAAAATTGTCATCCCACTACCGGAGCAGTTGACGCAGAACGATTCCGGACAAATATTTCATTGGCGCAATCTCACGATCCCGATTTATCATCTTATCGAGCTACTTCCCTATTCGGTGCCGATCTCCGAGCGCACCATTTCTCATACCCTCAAAAGTAGTGCCAGTAACCCTCCAGACTGGCTACCACCACTATTACTAATTCGCCGTGGCGATCGACTCGTCGGACTCCAAATCGATCGATTGATTACCGAGCAAGAATTAACAATCGTCCCATTTGGTAAGGCAATTAGACCGCCTAGCTACAGCTATGGCTGCACGATTCTAGGCGATGGCGTCATCTTACCAGTACTCGATCCACACACGATCGTGCAGGTATTGGTAGAAAGACCGCGTTGTCCAGTTTTACCCAATCTCCCGCCACCAGTCTCAATCGCGAGTAGGGCGATCCTGGTCATC harbors:
- a CDS encoding hybrid sensor histidine kinase/response regulator, with the protein product MYIEPDLRDRVYQLFSLEVPKMLQTIETELVTLSIDRSAKKVNALLRAAHSIKGGAASLGLEAISDLAHQVEDIFRVLNHPELPFDRNLELLLFQLYDGLERLVTAEINGTTLAAEFSTQIQIILADLDDEIGHFVIAGQQLPADRLSSGVDLTQSIFEVDVAQSLARLERVLLDPECDAIVVGEFRAQAEVFTGIATLTDTPGFGAIAHATISALDRHPDRAREICCFALVDFYKTLDAVLIADSAGERLRQRADCKTISPGFAFLIAEPPRATQPNVTMSALETLLDEPPSLAVDSFDLEEIFDRIDEEFDLIFDPEDRQWYAGHLGVEIIADLAETIDAIDRHIQPLDKFAPILSEAAEGEFATIVADRSTSHATLESIDRLNLSFDLVDIFDLPPSAAASYATVETLPIPTQTFDPELDEAVDLNFDLVDIFDLPAIPDLLPIAHRAEIGLLVAEITNNFDRLPPIEPSTFTATSKILKPRRVKKARKVIPATAPQLSIRVALDRLERMNNLMGEIAIERHGLALYNEQCQETLGLLRSKCENFHTIGDRLRQIADTLVISTQLPPATAAAQSELRLDLALSQQFDALELDRYSELHDISQATIEQIAQIEEQIEDLSLFGDRSYRQIDRQKQLLSYLRDELMWARMLPLGEILNRFPRTLHDLSIEFNKPVDLKITGAGVLVDRVAIDKLLDPLVHLLRNAFDHGIDSAATRQVMGKPERGTIEITAYHQGSQTVIEIADDGRGIDLDAIAAKGIALNLLTEAEARQASEERLLDLLFTPGFSTAERVTKLSGRGMGLDIVKEQIQAIKGTIEIESQVGIGTTFILRIPLTLTIAQLMVCQVGNAVYAFPADSIQKIVIPLPEQLTQNDSGQIFHWRNLTIPIYHLIELLPYSVPISERTISHTLKSSASNPPDWLPPLLLIRRGDRLVGLQIDRLITEQELTIVPFGKAIRPPSYSYGCTILGDGVILPVLDPHTIVQVLVERPRCPVLPNLPPPVSIASRAILVIDDSVTTRQSLCLSLEKYGYRTFQAKDGQEGLELLRQKTSEIKLVVCDVEMPNLNGFEFLNIYRQDPALTSIPVVMLTSRSNNKHRQFATHLGAVDYFIKPYLEQDFMMAIEKIIDERDLKI